The DNA sequence TATGGAAGGGAGGAGCCGCCCCGCCAGGAAAAAGTCCTTATCAGGAATGCCACCGTGTGGACCAATGAGGCGGAAGGCATCCTTGAAAATGCCGACGTACTCGTCGCCAATGGGAAAATAGCCGCGGTAGGCCAGGGCCTGAACGCCGGAGGGGCAAAAGTAATAGATGCGGGAGGAAAACATCTGACACCCGGGATCGTGGACGAGCATTCTCATATTGCGGCTACGCGCGGGATAAACGAGGCCGGGCAGGCAGTATCTTCCGAGGTACGCATTGGAGACGTGATCAATTCAGAGGACATCGATATTTACCGGCAGCTGGCCGGGGGCGTGACCACTTCGCACATCCTGCATGGTTCGGCCAATCCCATTGGCGGGCAAACGCAGCTCATTAAGCTACGCTGGGGGATGGGGCCGGAAGCCCTTAAATTCGAAGGCGCCGACGGCTTTATAAAATTCGCCCTGGGCGAAAATGTGAAACAATCCAATTGGGGCGATAACCAGACCACACGTTTCCCCCAAACCCGTATGGGCGTTGAGCAAGTGATGATGGATGCTTCTCAGCGAGCCAGGGAATATGAAAAGGCCAGGGCTGACGGCGGAAATGTCCGGCGTGACCTGGAACTGGATGCCCTGGTGGAGATCCTGAACGATGAACGGTTCATTACCTGCCATTCCTATGTCCAATCAGAAATCGCAATGCTCATGCAGGTAGCTGATTCCATGGATTTCCGGGTAAACACCTTCACTCATATCCTGGAAGGGTATAAAGTGGCCGATAAAATGAAAGCTCATGGGGCGGCAGGATCTACATTCTCCGACTGGTGGGCCTATAAAATGGAAGTAAAAGATGCCATTCCTTACAACGCTGCCATTATGCATAAAATGGGTATTCTTACCGGTATTAATTCAGACGATGCGGAAATGGCCCGCCGGCTGAACCAGGAAGCGGCAAAGGCGGTGAAGTACGGCGGGCTTAGCGAAGAAGAAGCCCTGAAACTGGTTACCCTCAACCCGGCGAAAATGCTGCATATAGATGACCGTGTAGGCAGTATAAAGGCTGGCAAAGACGCCGACCTGGTAATCTGGACGGAAAACCCGCTTTCCATCTATGCCAGGGTAGAGAAGACCTTCGTGGACGGGATCGCTTATTACGATGCGGCGCAGGACTCGCTGATGCGGCAGGAGGTCCGGAAGGAACGGGTGCGCCTTACCCGGGAAATGCTGAATGTAAAGCATAACGGCGGAAAAACACGCAAGCCCGCCCCTGAAAAGAAAGTTTACTACCATTGCGAGGATGTATTTGATGAATTTAAAGACTAATCCCATGCTTCGTTATTGTATCGCGGCGCTGCTGCTGGTTATTTCTTTGCCTGCCCTGGCGCAGCCCACCATTATTCCGGCTCCTTCGCAGGAAAAGCCCGTGCTGATCACGGGCGCTATGATCCATGTGGGAAATGGAAAGGTCATTGAAAACGGCGCTATCCTTTTTGCAGACGGAAAGATTACCGGGATTGGCACTGCCGGTTCCCTGGATGCCCCCGGCGCGACCATCATTGACGCCGCCGGCAAGCATGTATACCCCGGCTTTATCGCCTGCCATAGTATTATGGGCCTTGCCGAGGTAGAAGCAGTGCGCGCCACCCGGGATTTTAACGAAACCGGGTCGCTTAATCCCAACGTACGCGCCATCGTGGCCTATGAAGCGGACTCCTATGTTCCCGCTACGGTACGCTCCAACGGCGTACTCCTGGCCCAGGTCGCACCCCAGGGAGGCGTTATTTCCGGAACCTCGTCCGTGGTAATGCTGGATGCCTGGCATTGGGAAGACGCGGCCTATAAAATGGACGGCGGCTTGTGGATCAGCTGGCCCGGAATGAGTATCAATGCAGCTGCGGAAGACGAAGAGCGGGAAAAGCAGCGTGAACAGGCTGAAAAAAGCCTCTCGGCATTGAAGGAGTTCTTCCGGCAGGCCAAAGCCTACGGGGAACTATCCTCGCCCGCGGTAAAAAACCTTCGGTTCGAAGCCATTAAGGGCATCTTTACCGGGGAGAAGCAATTGTTTATCCGCGCCGGCCGTGCAAAAGACATACTCGCCGCCGTTAACTGGAGCCGTTCACTGAACATTCGCCCTGTGATCTACGGGGGAAATGAGGCGCACCTGGTTGCGGAATTTCTGAAAGAGAACCAGGTACCGGTTATCCTGGGCGATCCGCATTCCCTGCCTGCCCGCGATGATGACGACGTAAACCTGCCATACAAACGCGCCGCCCTGCTGAAGGAAGCAGACGTACAATTCTGCATCAGTACCTGGGGCTACTGGCAGCTGCGGAACCTTCCCTTTATGGCCGGGACGACCGCCGCTTACGGGCTGAGCCCCGAAGAGGCGCTGTCTGCCATTACCCTGGAACCCGCCCGGATCCTGGGCATTGAAGCCAGTACGGGAAGCCTTGAAACCGGAAAGGATGCGACGCTCTTCATTTCCGCCGGTGATGCGCTCGATATGCGGGGCAACCAGGTGGAAGCGGCTTTTATCCGTGGCAGGAAAATAGATCTGGATAACAAGCAAAAACAACTTTACAGAAAATATACGGAGAAGTACGGACAGTAAGCCGGACAGCCAAGGCCGGGTCGCATTTACAAATCGATAAAAAAAAGTAAGTTTATTTAAGAACCATGCAAATCAGCACCGCGTTGTTTTCAAAATTTAGTATATTTCGAGTGTAAAACAAAAACCCCCGTTCGCCGGGTGGCGAACTGCGGGGTTTTTTGTTACCAATCAATAAACCTGTATGAAGTTAGCTGTAGGGGAAGGATTCGAACCTTCAAGGAGCGGTTGGTCCGTTGCCGGATTTTCCCGTGCTCTCCGCCACCGAGACAAGGAGGTGTGTTTGCCAATTCCACCACCCTACATTGTTGTTGTTACTGATGCAAATGTAATACAAAGGGCTATTCCTTGCAAATTTAACAACAAAAAAAATTAATTATTTCATTATTTATAATAAAACCTTCGTAAAATTGCAAAAACGAAAATTTATGATTGAAAAGACGCTCCAGATTTTGCAAATTGACAATATCGATCTCCAGATCCTCTCTATCCTCATGAATGACGCCACTACGCCCTATACAGAGATAGCGAAGGAGTTGGTGGTTTCCAGCGGCACGGTACATGTCAGGATGAAAAAACTACAGGAACTTGGCATTGTCACGGGTTCCAATCTGCTGATCAATCCGCAAAAGATCGGCTATGACGTCTGCGCCTTTATCGGCATTTATCTTCAGAAAGGTTCCGAGTATCATGATGCCGTAAAAAAAATGCAAGACATTCCTGAAGTAGTTGAATTACATTATACAACCGGCGTTTATAGTATGTTCGCCAAGGTAGTCTGCCGCGATACCAATCACCTCCGCGCTGTCCTCAACGAAAAGCTGCAGGCCATCGAAGGTATCCAACGCACCGAAACCATTATTTCCCTGGAAGAAAGCATCAAACGCCAGATCAGCCTCGAAGACTACATAGAAGCCGGAAAAAAGAAATAAGCCCATGTGACCGCACTCCGCATAGACCAACGGCACGCAGGCCGGGTCATCACCCAGATAGATCGATGGCCGCAGGCCGAGCCCCACCTGCATAGATTGGTGGCCGAACCCCACCCGTATAAACTGATGGCCGCAGGCCGAAGGGTTTATACGGTAAAGATCCACCCCCTTTAACCGCGTTATTTTAGTTCCTGACAAAGCAAGAAAATGCGCGCATAGCAAACGCTATGTAAGCATTTTTTTGTGAAGGCAGGGGCTAAAAGAACACCGTTAAAGCCAGTTTTGCCAGGGGATGCGGGATATGATTAACACCAACCCGATAAGGTAAAAAATGGCAATGCTTTTAAACTTCGCAGGGGAAGCCGCGAGTTTTTTATGACGGGAAAAGCCGACGGTGATCAGGATCACGGCAATGATATTGATCAGCGGATGCTCCAGCGCAAGAAGCCTGGTGGAAGCAACGCCCATGGCCGCTGACGGGTCGCCGGCCATCAGGCGCAGGTAGGGGGACAGCACATACAGCACCAGGCCGATCAGGGCCTGGATATGAACGGCGGCAAGGGCAAAAACAGCGATCTTGCGATCTTTTGGTTTAAATTCTTTTCTTCCCGTCAGGCCCAGCAGGGAATTGATAATAGCTACCAGCAGCAGCAGGAAAGCCAGGTAGGCCCAGTAGGAATGGAAGTGCGTTAAACCTGTATACATGTCTTAGGATTTAATGTACATAACTTCTTTCA is a window from the Anseongella ginsenosidimutans genome containing:
- a CDS encoding amidohydrolase family protein, whose amino-acid sequence is MNLKTNPMLRYCIAALLLVISLPALAQPTIIPAPSQEKPVLITGAMIHVGNGKVIENGAILFADGKITGIGTAGSLDAPGATIIDAAGKHVYPGFIACHSIMGLAEVEAVRATRDFNETGSLNPNVRAIVAYEADSYVPATVRSNGVLLAQVAPQGGVISGTSSVVMLDAWHWEDAAYKMDGGLWISWPGMSINAAAEDEEREKQREQAEKSLSALKEFFRQAKAYGELSSPAVKNLRFEAIKGIFTGEKQLFIRAGRAKDILAAVNWSRSLNIRPVIYGGNEAHLVAEFLKENQVPVILGDPHSLPARDDDDVNLPYKRAALLKEADVQFCISTWGYWQLRNLPFMAGTTAAYGLSPEEALSAITLEPARILGIEASTGSLETGKDATLFISAGDALDMRGNQVEAAFIRGRKIDLDNKQKQLYRKYTEKYGQ
- a CDS encoding Lrp/AsnC ligand binding domain-containing protein is translated as MIEKTLQILQIDNIDLQILSILMNDATTPYTEIAKELVVSSGTVHVRMKKLQELGIVTGSNLLINPQKIGYDVCAFIGIYLQKGSEYHDAVKKMQDIPEVVELHYTTGVYSMFAKVVCRDTNHLRAVLNEKLQAIEGIQRTETIISLEESIKRQISLEDYIEAGKKK
- a CDS encoding amidohydrolase, whose translation is MEAAGLRFALTSEGAEKDFWKNLRKAVSCGLSKEQALRSLTEVPAGLIGMEAQLGTLEEGKLANFIITSSELFDEDNVIYENWVRGNRYQVNDLDFPDIRGVYELQVNGVPEMEMTVSGSPVDPEIQIKAGSEEAKGVFSRTGDLFSLLVNLEEAAGGTLRLNGLIAGHNSSGNAPSGQGPLKLEGQATLPGGETAAWSAMRTGDAEDAKAEKEKDETGPRSPGAVIYPFLAYGREEPPRQEKVLIRNATVWTNEAEGILENADVLVANGKIAAVGQGLNAGGAKVIDAGGKHLTPGIVDEHSHIAATRGINEAGQAVSSEVRIGDVINSEDIDIYRQLAGGVTTSHILHGSANPIGGQTQLIKLRWGMGPEALKFEGADGFIKFALGENVKQSNWGDNQTTRFPQTRMGVEQVMMDASQRAREYEKARADGGNVRRDLELDALVEILNDERFITCHSYVQSEIAMLMQVADSMDFRVNTFTHILEGYKVADKMKAHGAAGSTFSDWWAYKMEVKDAIPYNAAIMHKMGILTGINSDDAEMARRLNQEAAKAVKYGGLSEEEALKLVTLNPAKMLHIDDRVGSIKAGKDADLVIWTENPLSIYARVEKTFVDGIAYYDAAQDSLMRQEVRKERVRLTREMLNVKHNGGKTRKPAPEKKVYYHCEDVFDEFKD